CGGCTGGTGGCCCTCGCTGGTGAGCTCGCGGAACACCCAGCGGTTGCCGGCGTCGCGGACGGCGTCCAGGGTGGCCCGGCCGACGGCGATGTGGTCGGCCTGGTTGGGGAACACTCCGCCGTAGGTGTCGCGGAAGTTGGTGGTGACGACGATGTCGGGGCGGTGCCGGCGGATCGCGCGGGCCAGGTCGCGGCGCAGCGGCAGTCCGTACTCCAGGATGCCGTCGGGGTAGCCGAGGAACTCGACGGTGTCCACGCCCACCACGGCCGCGGACTCGACCTGTTCGCGTTCGCGGACCGGCCGGCACTGCTCGGGTTCCATGCCGTCGATGCCGGCCTCGCCGCTGGTGACCATCAGGTAGCTGATCCGCTTGCCCTGGCCGGTCCAGCGGGCGACGGCGGCGGCCGCGCCGTACTCCATGTCGTCGGGGTGGGCGACCACGCAGAGTGCGCTGTTCCAGTCCTCGTCGAGCGGCTGGTACGGGGGCGGGGCCTGCTCGGTGGAGTTGCTCATGGTGCTGCCTCTCGCTTCCTCGGGGCCCCGCCCCGCGGGGTTCCGTGCGTCGTGCCTGGTGCGTCGTGCGTGCTGCCTGGTGCGGGGTGCTCAGCCCGCGGTGCGGATCGAGTAGTTGAAGTCGGTGTGGCCGTAGTGGCGCATCAGCCGCAGCCAGAACGGCATCAGCATCTCCACCGCGCGGGCGGCGTCGATGCCGCCAAGGTCGAGGATGTCCTCGGCGGGCCAGCCGAACTCCACCAGCAGGGCCTTGACCTGGGCCTTGGCCTCGTCGTCCTGGCCGGCCAGGAACAGCTGGTGCGGTCCGGGGACGCGACCGGGGTCGACCATGACCTCGTTGTTGACGGTGTTCAGCGTCTTGACGACCTTGGTGTCCGGCAGGGCGCGCTGCAGGCGCTCGCCGACGCTGTCGTCGTTGACCGGGTCCAGGGTGACCTGGCCGTCCGGGGAGAACACCAGCGGGTTGGACACGTCGATCAGGGTCTTCCCGGCCAGCCGCTCGGGCCCGGCCAGTTCGACCGCGGAGAGCGACACGGTGCCGCTGGTGGCGTTGATGACGAGCTCGCCGAACTCGGCGGCGTCCGCGAAAGTGCCGGCGTGGCCGCCGGGGCCCGAGCGCTCCGCCCAGTCGTTGGCGGCGGCGTTGTCCTTGGTGCGCGAGCCGAGGGTGACCTCGTGCCCGAGCGAGATCAGCTTGGTCGCCAGCGTCTGGCCGACCGTTCCGGTGCCGATGATTCCGATCCGCATTGTTGTTGCTCCGTCCCCGCGTCAGATCGACAAGCCGAACGCACCCTATCCGAGGGTTCCCTGACGGGCGGTCAACTCATGGGGGTCCTAGGACGAAGGTCCGTGCCGCATCCCTCCACGGTAGCTCCGCCCCGGCGGTCCCGCCGGGTCTCGCGGCGGAGGCTCCGCGCCCGGCGGGAAAGCGCTTGCCGAACCTGCCGTCCAACCCGTTGACGCCAGCTCCGGAAAGCGCTTACCGTCGGCACCCGGAAAGCGCTTTCCCCACTCGCCCCACTCCTCCCCCACCCCGCTGCTCTCCCCCCTCGGAGGCGTCGTGTCCCTGCCCGACCTGTCCCGTCGCCGGCTGCTCCAGGCCACCACCGCCGGCGCGCTCACCCTCGCCGTCGGCGCCCAGGCCGTCACCGCGAGCGCCGCGGCGGCGGCCACCGCCGACCCGTACGACGCGCTGCGGCTGCGCTGGCTGGCGCTGCTCACCGGCACCGGGTTCGACCCGGCGGCGGAGCCGTTCGCCACCGCGCTGCGCGGGCTGGGCGACCGGGCACGGGCGCAGCAGCAGACGATGGCCCCGGCGGCGGGGTCGCTCTGGCCGGACCTGCCGCTGGGGTCGGTGTCGGCGAACATCACCGGCAGTTTCGTGCGGCTGCGGACCATGGCGCTGGCCTGGGCGCAGCCGGGGACGGGTCTGACGGGTGACGCCGCGCTGGGTGCGGCGGTGGGTACGGGCCTGGACCATCTGGTGGCGACGGCGTACACGGCGACCGCGACGGCGTACGACAACTGGTGGGACTGGCAGATCGGTTCGCCGCAGGCGCTGCTGGACGCCGCGGTGCTGGCCTTCCCGCTGCTGACGGCGACCCAGTTGGCGTCCTACGGTGCGGCGGTGGACCGGTCGGTGCCGGATTCCCGGGTGGCGGCGTACTCGGGGACGAGCACGGGCGCGAACCGGGTGGACCTGTGCCGGGTGCTGGCGCTGCGCGGGGTGCTGGGCCGGAGTTCGGCGAAGCTGGCGACGGCGGCGGGGGCGCTGTCGCCGGTGTTCCCGTTCGTGCTGACGGGTGACGGGCTGTACCCGGACGGGTCCTTCGTGCAGCACACCTGGGTGCCGTACACGGGCTCGTACGGGGAGGTGCTGCTGGGCGGGTTGAGCCGGTTGTTCGCGCTGTTGGCGGGGTCGGCGTGGGAGGTGGTGGATCCGCAGCGGCAGAACGTGTTCGACGCGGTCGATTCGGCGTACGCGCCGTTCCTGTTCAACGGGTTGGTGATGGACGCGGTGAGCGGCCGGGCGATCAGCCGGGGGCTGCAGCGTTCGGACCTGCTGCACCTGCAGCAGGACGACCACGGGCGCGGCCACACGATCATCGGCCACATCCTGCGGCTGGCGGAGTCGGGGGCGGCTCCGGCGGGGCAGTCGGCGGCGTGGCGGGCGGCGGTGAAGGGCTGGATCGCCCGGGACTACTACCGCCCGTACCTGTCGGACGCGGCTGTGGACGTGCCGGAACTGGCCCGGGCGCAGGGCCTGTTGGCGGACGGCGCGGTGACGGCGGCGCCGGAGCCGGTGGGGGCGCGGGTGTTCGCGATGGACCGGGCGGTGGTGCGCCGGGCGGGCTGGGCGGCGGCGGTGTCGATGTGTTCGGCGCGCACCACGTTCTACGAGACCGGCAACGGGGAGAACCTGCGTGGCTGGCACACCAACAGCGGTCTGCTGTCCTGGTGGAACGCCACCACGGGCAACGGGCAGTACGCGGACGCGTTCTGGCCGACGGTGAACCCGTACCGGCTGCCGGGCACCACGGTGTCCACCAAGGCGCTGGCGGACGCGGCGGGCGGCGCATGGGGCACGGCCCGCCCGGACAGCGTGTGGGCGGGCGGGGCGAGCGACGGCACGTACGCGGCGCTGGGCCAGGCGGTGCGCGGGCTGTCCTCGACCTTGACGGGCTGGAAGTCCTGGTTCCTGCTGGACGATTCGGTGGTCTGCCTGGGCGCGGGGCTGAGCTGCGCCGACGGGGTGCCGGTCGAGACGGTGGTGGACAACCGGAACCTGGGCGCGTCGGGGACCCACGCACTGACGGTGGACGGGGTGGTGCAGCCCGCCACCTTGGGCTGGTCGCAGCAGTTCACCGGGGCGCGGTCGATCGCGCTGGCGGGTTTCGGCGGGTACGTGTTCCCGGGCGGCGCGACCGTGCGGGCGCTGCGCGAGGCCCGGAGCGGCAGTTGGCACGACGTCAACTTCGGCGGCACGACGGACGTGTTGACCCGCCGGTACCTGACGCTCTGGTTCGATCACGGCACCGACCCGTCGGGTGCCTCGTACGCGTACCTGCTGCTGCCGGGCGCGGACGCCGCCACGACGGCCGCCCGGGCGGCGTCGCCGACCGTCACGGTGCTCGCCAACTCGGCTTCGGTGCAGGCGGTTTCGGATGCGGCTTCGGGAGTGACGGCGGCGAACTTCCGGGTGGCGGGCAGTGTCGGCGGGATCACCGTGTCGGCGCCCTGCTCGGTGCTGGTGCGGGAGAGCGGGGGCGTGCTGACCGTGGCGGTGGCCGACCCGTCGCGCACGGCGGCCGTCGTGCAGGTGACGGTGGACCGGCCGGGGTACGTGTCGGCCGATGCCGCGGCCGGTGTGAGCGTGCTGGCGGCGGGCCCGTCGGTGCGGCTGCTGGCGGAGCTCGGCGGGACCCAGGGGGCGAGCCGCACGGTGACGCTGCGTCGGTCCGGGTCGGCGGCGGCTGCGAGCGCGGTGCTGCTGGCGCCCGTCCAGGACACGTATCTGCGGGACGGCTCGTACGCCGACGCCAACTACGGGACGGCGACGGTGCTGACGGTGAAGAACACGAACACCGCCGGCTCCGGCTATTCGCGGCGGGCACTGCTGGGCTTCGACACCTCGCAGGTGGCGGGACCGGTGCGGCGGGCGGTGCTGTGGGTGCACGGGGCGGTGGCGGACTCGGGCGGCACGGAGACCGACCTGCAGGCGTTCGCCACCGCGGCGGACGCCTGGCAGGAGACCGCCGCCACCTGGAACCGCTCCCCCGCGCCGGGCGCGGCCCTGGGCGCCGGCCGGATCTCCACCGCCGCGGACTGGGTGGCGCTGGACGTGACGGCGGCGGTCTCCGCGTCCTCGCTGCTGACCTTGACGGTCGGTCAGTCGGCCGGCCGGGTGGGCCTGGCGGTGAACCTGAACAGCCGGGAGAACCCGGCGTTCCCGCCGGTGCTGCAGGTGGTCACGGACTGAGCGCCGCCGCGCCGGGTGGTGGTCAGACGGCGTCCTGGACCGGCAGCGCCGCGACGGTCGGGTGGTCCTTGGGGATCAGGCCGAGCTTCGCGCTGCTGCCGGGGGCGCCGAGGTCGTCGAAGAACTCGGCGTTGGCGGTGTTGAACTGCCGCCATTCGTCCGGGGTGTCGTCCTCGAAGTAGATCGCCTCCACGGGGCAGACCGGCTCGCACGCCCCGCAGTCGATGCACTCGTCGGGGTGGATGTACAGCATCCGCTCCCCCTCGTAGATGCAGTCGACGGGGCAGTCGTCGATGCAGGCCTTGTCCTTGACGTCCACGCAGGGCAGAGCGATGACGTAGGTCATCGGGCGCCCCTCCTCTCCGGGTGGGTGCTGTCCGTTCCGACGCAGCCGAACGTAGGGCCTCAAGTAAGGTTGAGGTCAACAGGAGGCTCGACATGACGGGTGACCGGTCCGGCGAGGTCGCCGCCCCGGACGACTGGCTGAGCATCGGCGAGGTCAGCGCGCGGACGGGCGCGGCGGTGTCGGCGCTGCGGTTCTACGAGGAGCTGGGCCTGATCGCCTCCGAGCGGGACGGGCGCAACCAGCGCCGCTATCCGCGGCACATGCTGCGCCGGGTCGCGCTGGTGTCGGTGGCGAAGCGGATCGGCATCCCGTTGCAGGACCTGCGGGAGGCGTTCGCCGACGTGCCGCTGGACCGGCCGCCGAGCCACCAGGAGTGGCAGCGCGCCTCGCGCGGCTGGAAGCTCCGGCTGGAGGAGCGCCGGCAGACCATCGAGCGGCTGGAGGCCGAGCTGACGGGGTGCATCGGCTGCGGCTGCCTGTCGATGAAGGCGTGCGCGCTGCTGAACCCGGGCGACACGCTGGCCGAGGACGGCGTCGGCCCGCGGCGGCTCTGACCGGCCGACGGTGCGCTCCTCCCGGTCTGCGGTCAGCTCGCCCGGTCGTGCAGGCGCAGCAGCAGGGCGTGCAGGGTGGCGCGTTCGGCGGGGTCGAGGGGGGCGAGGACGGCGTCCTGGACGGT
The DNA window shown above is from Streptomyces sp. TLI_171 and carries:
- a CDS encoding PIG-L deacetylase family protein, which codes for MSNSTEQAPPPYQPLDEDWNSALCVVAHPDDMEYGAAAAVARWTGQGKRISYLMVTSGEAGIDGMEPEQCRPVREREQVESAAVVGVDTVEFLGYPDGILEYGLPLRRDLARAIRRHRPDIVVTTNFRDTYGGVFPNQADHIAVGRATLDAVRDAGNRWVFRELTSEGHQPWNGVRQLWAAGSPDGWHAVDTTDTFAAGVASLEAHRAYLDGLGGDMANAAEFLESMGRAAGARLGTRYAASFEVINFR
- a CDS encoding NADPH-dependent F420 reductase codes for the protein MRIGIIGTGTVGQTLATKLISLGHEVTLGSRTKDNAAANDWAERSGPGGHAGTFADAAEFGELVINATSGTVSLSAVELAGPERLAGKTLIDVSNPLVFSPDGQVTLDPVNDDSVGERLQRALPDTKVVKTLNTVNNEVMVDPGRVPGPHQLFLAGQDDEAKAQVKALLVEFGWPAEDILDLGGIDAARAVEMLMPFWLRLMRHYGHTDFNYSIRTAG
- a CDS encoding polysaccharide lyase family 8 super-sandwich domain-containing protein, which codes for MSLPDLSRRRLLQATTAGALTLAVGAQAVTASAAAAATADPYDALRLRWLALLTGTGFDPAAEPFATALRGLGDRARAQQQTMAPAAGSLWPDLPLGSVSANITGSFVRLRTMALAWAQPGTGLTGDAALGAAVGTGLDHLVATAYTATATAYDNWWDWQIGSPQALLDAAVLAFPLLTATQLASYGAAVDRSVPDSRVAAYSGTSTGANRVDLCRVLALRGVLGRSSAKLATAAGALSPVFPFVLTGDGLYPDGSFVQHTWVPYTGSYGEVLLGGLSRLFALLAGSAWEVVDPQRQNVFDAVDSAYAPFLFNGLVMDAVSGRAISRGLQRSDLLHLQQDDHGRGHTIIGHILRLAESGAAPAGQSAAWRAAVKGWIARDYYRPYLSDAAVDVPELARAQGLLADGAVTAAPEPVGARVFAMDRAVVRRAGWAAAVSMCSARTTFYETGNGENLRGWHTNSGLLSWWNATTGNGQYADAFWPTVNPYRLPGTTVSTKALADAAGGAWGTARPDSVWAGGASDGTYAALGQAVRGLSSTLTGWKSWFLLDDSVVCLGAGLSCADGVPVETVVDNRNLGASGTHALTVDGVVQPATLGWSQQFTGARSIALAGFGGYVFPGGATVRALREARSGSWHDVNFGGTTDVLTRRYLTLWFDHGTDPSGASYAYLLLPGADAATTAARAASPTVTVLANSASVQAVSDAASGVTAANFRVAGSVGGITVSAPCSVLVRESGGVLTVAVADPSRTAAVVQVTVDRPGYVSADAAAGVSVLAAGPSVRLLAELGGTQGASRTVTLRRSGSAAAASAVLLAPVQDTYLRDGSYADANYGTATVLTVKNTNTAGSGYSRRALLGFDTSQVAGPVRRAVLWVHGAVADSGGTETDLQAFATAADAWQETAATWNRSPAPGAALGAGRISTAADWVALDVTAAVSASSLLTLTVGQSAGRVGLAVNLNSRENPAFPPVLQVVTD
- the fdxA gene encoding ferredoxin, with the translated sequence MTYVIALPCVDVKDKACIDDCPVDCIYEGERMLYIHPDECIDCGACEPVCPVEAIYFEDDTPDEWRQFNTANAEFFDDLGAPGSSAKLGLIPKDHPTVAALPVQDAV
- the soxR gene encoding redox-sensitive transcriptional activator SoxR, translated to MTGDRSGEVAAPDDWLSIGEVSARTGAAVSALRFYEELGLIASERDGRNQRRYPRHMLRRVALVSVAKRIGIPLQDLREAFADVPLDRPPSHQEWQRASRGWKLRLEERRQTIERLEAELTGCIGCGCLSMKACALLNPGDTLAEDGVGPRRL